In one window of Legionella fallonii LLAP-10 DNA:
- a CDS encoding lpg1689 family Dot/Icm T4SS effector, with amino-acid sequence MPSLLFSSTVTKPSIEQRIKQAKDLLKSIEPTRTKHFLLLLQQRINDFEGELLSNEISSSEKESILEQYDRFAQTILRCLQYPSIAMYFISQYHKNFYYPVGVTDANKPSELDYDLAIASMSLGISLLISSIMVFICTPAIGAIMLAVGVILLFPSCYSLLTPNSPDTIKKIEEEKVLFQIGAQIIKPDLVVEEADIDDIFVEPSLVCCP; translated from the coding sequence ATGCCGAGTTTGTTATTTTCTTCTACAGTAACGAAGCCATCGATAGAGCAAAGAATAAAACAAGCTAAAGACTTATTGAAAAGCATTGAGCCAACAAGGACAAAACATTTTCTTTTATTGTTACAGCAACGTATCAATGATTTTGAAGGCGAATTATTGAGTAATGAAATTAGCTCCTCTGAAAAAGAATCAATACTAGAACAATATGATCGATTTGCTCAGACCATACTCCGCTGTTTACAATATCCATCAATCGCCATGTACTTTATCAGTCAGTATCATAAAAATTTTTATTATCCTGTAGGAGTCACAGACGCCAATAAACCTAGTGAACTAGACTATGATTTAGCAATAGCGTCAATGAGTCTGGGTATTAGTTTACTAATAAGTTCTATTATGGTGTTTATTTGCACTCCCGCCATCGGAGCAATAATGCTTGCAGTAGGTGTTATCTTATTATTTCCCAGTTGCTATTCACTACTGACTCCTAACTCACCCGACACTATAAAAAAGATAGAGGAAGAAAAAGTATTGTTTCAAATAGGCGCACAAATAATAAAACCTGACCTAGTCGTTGAAGAAGCAGATATAGATGATATTTTTGTAGAACCTAGTTTAGTATGTTGTCCTTAA
- the acnA gene encoding aconitate hydratase AcnA translates to MKVGHDSLSTKRQLNVDGKTYNYYSLKEAEQKNFKGISRLPYSLKVLFENLLRFEDGTTVTTTDIKAIADWLQAKTSQHEIAFRPARVLMQDFTGVPAVVDLAAMRTAIVKMGGKPDKISPLSPVDLVIDHSVMVDKFGTKDALEINTEIEMERNNERYEFLRWGQKAFSNFQVVPPGTGICHQVNLEYLAKTIWSSEDEGHLYAYPDTLVGTDSHTTMVNGLGVLGWGVGGIEAEAAMLGQPVSMLIPEVIGFKLTGKLKEGITATDLVLTVTQMLRKKGVVGKFVEFYGPGLSDLPLADRATISNMAPEYGATCGFFPIDKETIRYLELTGRDQHTIALVETYAKEQGMWYDKENEDPIFTDTLQLDLSTVEPSLAGPKRPQDKVNLSSLPVEFNAFLTETGKDSEKNNEFEVKNQNFKMKHGNVVIAAITSCTNTSNPSVLMAAGLIAKKAIEKGLQRKPWVKSSLAPGSKVVTDYLKHAGLQTYLDQLGFNLVGYGCTTCIGNSGPLPDAIAHSIADNDLVVSAVLSGNRNFEGRVHPQVRANWLASPPLVVAYALSGTTCMDLSKDPLGKDNKGNDVYLKDIWPSNAEVAAEVAKVTGGMFRKEYADVFKGDAHWQAIKTSTGKTYEWNADSTYIQHPPFFDNLKAEPAPIKSIKDAYILALFGDSITTDHISPAGSIKASSPAGLYLKSKGVSEKDFNSYGSRRGNHEIMMRGTFANIRIRNEMTPGQEGGITRYIPTGEIMPIYDASMLYQEKKQELVVIAGKEYGTGSSRDWAAKGTNLLGVKAVITESFERIHRSNLIGMGVLPLQFCNGMTRKTLSLEGNERISIDLSDALTPGAMIAVTIERANGKKEEIKVLCRIDTADELEYYKNGGILQYVLRNLCA, encoded by the coding sequence ATGAAAGTAGGTCATGACAGTTTATCAACCAAACGTCAATTAAATGTTGATGGTAAAACCTATAACTATTACAGCTTGAAAGAAGCTGAACAGAAAAATTTTAAAGGAATCAGCCGGCTTCCCTATTCGTTAAAGGTGCTTTTTGAAAATTTACTTCGTTTTGAAGACGGTACCACGGTTACAACAACAGATATCAAAGCGATTGCTGATTGGTTACAAGCTAAAACCTCTCAACATGAAATTGCGTTTAGACCCGCTCGAGTGTTGATGCAAGACTTTACTGGCGTTCCCGCTGTTGTCGATCTAGCCGCTATGCGTACCGCTATAGTAAAGATGGGAGGTAAGCCCGATAAAATTTCTCCCTTATCTCCAGTTGATTTAGTAATAGACCACTCAGTAATGGTTGATAAGTTTGGAACTAAAGACGCTCTTGAAATAAACACTGAAATTGAAATGGAGCGTAATAATGAGCGTTATGAATTCTTACGTTGGGGACAAAAAGCATTCTCTAACTTTCAGGTAGTTCCTCCGGGTACAGGAATATGTCACCAAGTTAACTTGGAATACTTAGCTAAAACAATCTGGAGCAGTGAGGATGAAGGCCATTTATATGCTTATCCTGATACCTTAGTAGGTACAGACTCTCACACCACGATGGTTAATGGCCTAGGTGTGCTAGGCTGGGGGGTTGGTGGGATCGAGGCCGAAGCTGCCATGTTAGGGCAGCCTGTTTCCATGTTAATTCCAGAAGTCATAGGCTTTAAATTAACAGGAAAATTAAAAGAAGGCATTACAGCAACCGACTTGGTACTAACAGTCACTCAAATGCTTAGAAAAAAAGGCGTTGTTGGTAAGTTTGTTGAGTTTTATGGCCCAGGATTAAGTGACTTACCTCTTGCTGATAGAGCAACTATTTCCAATATGGCCCCAGAATATGGTGCTACCTGTGGATTTTTCCCTATAGATAAAGAAACTATTCGCTATCTTGAATTAACAGGTCGTGACCAACATACCATAGCATTAGTTGAAACTTATGCAAAAGAACAAGGTATGTGGTATGACAAAGAAAATGAAGATCCTATTTTTACTGACACCTTACAACTGGATTTAAGTACTGTAGAACCCTCTCTTGCAGGCCCTAAAAGACCACAAGATAAAGTTAATTTAAGTTCCTTGCCTGTTGAATTTAATGCTTTTCTAACAGAAACAGGGAAAGATTCAGAAAAAAACAATGAATTTGAAGTAAAAAATCAAAACTTTAAAATGAAACACGGCAATGTCGTTATCGCCGCAATTACCAGTTGCACCAACACTTCGAACCCAAGTGTTTTAATGGCTGCAGGGTTAATTGCTAAAAAAGCGATTGAAAAAGGGTTACAACGCAAACCTTGGGTTAAATCTTCTTTAGCTCCTGGTTCAAAAGTAGTAACTGATTATTTAAAACATGCTGGTTTACAAACTTATTTGGATCAATTGGGATTCAACCTCGTAGGTTATGGTTGTACTACTTGTATCGGTAACTCAGGCCCTCTGCCTGATGCCATTGCTCATAGCATTGCAGATAATGATTTAGTTGTCTCTGCGGTTCTTTCTGGTAACCGTAATTTTGAAGGACGCGTACATCCGCAAGTTAGAGCGAACTGGCTTGCTTCTCCACCTTTAGTAGTTGCTTATGCATTAAGCGGAACAACATGTATGGATCTAAGCAAAGATCCATTAGGTAAAGACAATAAAGGAAATGACGTTTATCTAAAAGATATTTGGCCTTCTAATGCCGAAGTTGCAGCAGAAGTCGCTAAGGTAACCGGCGGCATGTTCCGCAAAGAATACGCTGACGTATTCAAAGGCGATGCTCATTGGCAAGCAATTAAAACTAGTACTGGAAAAACTTACGAATGGAATGCGGATTCAACTTACATTCAGCATCCCCCATTCTTTGATAATCTAAAAGCAGAGCCTGCTCCAATTAAATCCATAAAGGATGCTTATATATTAGCCCTGTTTGGTGACTCAATTACCACTGATCATATTTCTCCTGCTGGATCAATTAAGGCAAGCTCCCCTGCGGGCTTATATTTAAAATCCAAAGGAGTCAGTGAGAAAGATTTTAACTCTTACGGTTCACGTCGCGGTAATCATGAAATCATGATGCGCGGTACTTTTGCTAATATTCGTATCCGCAATGAAATGACTCCTGGACAAGAGGGTGGTATCACTCGCTATATCCCTACTGGCGAAATTATGCCAATTTATGATGCCTCCATGCTTTATCAAGAGAAAAAGCAAGAATTAGTAGTCATTGCGGGTAAAGAGTATGGCACTGGCTCATCAAGGGATTGGGCGGCAAAAGGTACTAACTTACTAGGAGTCAAGGCAGTTATTACTGAAAGCTTTGAACGCATTCACCGTTCCAACCTAATTGGAATGGGAGTTTTACCTTTACAATTCTGTAATGGCATGACTCGTAAGACTTTATCATTGGAAGGTAATGAGCGAATTAGCATTGATCTTTCAGACGCTCTAACTCCTGGCGCAATGATTGCAGTTACCATAGAAAGAGCTAATGGAAAGAAAGAGGAAATTAAGGTTCTATGCCGCATCGATACTGCTGATGAATTGGAATACTATAAAAATGGCGGTATTTTGCAATACGTCTTACGTAATTTGTGTGCATAA
- a CDS encoding amino acid permease, which translates to MNHSKKVLSVFSLVMINIIAVDSLRTLPISAKLGLPLITYYIVAAITFFIPVALVAAELATAYPNTGGIYVWVREAFGKRAGFITIWLQWIYNVVWYPTILAFIAATLAYLIAPDVASKLSNNKFYLLGTTLSLFWLFTLLNCFGMKVSSIVSIIGASIGTVLPMLIIIFLGAIWCFQGKPMAVDYPSSWLPDFSSVGNLSLFAVVLFGLIGVEMSAVHAEEVKNPQRDYPKALLYSTLVIISTLSLGSLAIVFVVPNESLSVVSGLIDAYAIFFNSYHLPWMTQVIAVLIILGGLSGVSAWIIGPTKGLLVSARDGSLPARFARVNQYGAPVTILITQAIIFSILSSIFILQDSINAAYWLLSDLSAQMALLVYVIMFAAAIKLRYSKPDHPRGYIIPGGNIVMWIVSGTGIVCCLIAMIIGFVPPSQIPVGNVFFFEAFLIGGLILFVLIPWLFAKKH; encoded by the coding sequence ATGAATCATTCAAAAAAAGTTCTGAGCGTTTTTTCTTTGGTAATGATTAACATAATTGCGGTAGATAGCCTACGTACATTACCTATTAGCGCCAAACTAGGCCTACCATTAATAACTTATTATATTGTTGCGGCCATTACTTTTTTTATCCCGGTAGCGCTCGTTGCAGCAGAGTTAGCCACTGCTTATCCTAATACAGGTGGTATCTATGTTTGGGTTAGAGAAGCATTCGGCAAACGCGCTGGATTTATTACCATATGGTTACAATGGATATATAACGTCGTATGGTATCCGACTATATTAGCTTTTATAGCAGCGACGCTTGCCTATTTAATTGCCCCTGACGTCGCATCCAAGTTATCTAATAACAAATTTTATCTATTAGGGACTACTCTTAGCTTATTCTGGCTGTTCACTTTATTGAATTGCTTTGGAATGAAGGTCTCAAGCATAGTCAGTATCATTGGAGCCTCAATTGGTACTGTCTTGCCTATGCTCATTATTATTTTCTTAGGAGCCATTTGGTGTTTTCAAGGTAAACCAATGGCTGTCGATTACCCTAGTTCCTGGTTACCGGATTTTAGTTCTGTTGGCAATTTATCACTATTTGCAGTGGTATTATTTGGCTTAATTGGCGTTGAAATGTCGGCAGTACATGCTGAAGAAGTGAAAAATCCCCAGAGGGATTATCCTAAGGCTCTGCTCTATTCGACACTGGTCATTATTTCTACTCTTTCTTTAGGTTCTTTAGCTATCGTTTTTGTTGTTCCTAATGAAAGTTTGAGTGTAGTGTCTGGGCTTATTGATGCCTATGCCATATTTTTTAATTCTTATCATTTGCCGTGGATGACTCAAGTCATTGCTGTATTAATTATACTTGGCGGCCTAAGTGGGGTTTCTGCTTGGATTATAGGCCCCACTAAGGGTTTGTTAGTATCCGCCCGAGATGGCTCTTTACCAGCCCGATTTGCTCGTGTGAATCAATATGGGGCTCCAGTAACAATTCTTATTACTCAAGCCATTATCTTTTCTATTTTAAGCTCTATTTTTATTTTGCAAGACTCAATCAATGCCGCTTATTGGTTACTCAGCGATTTGAGCGCACAAATGGCTTTACTGGTTTATGTCATCATGTTTGCCGCAGCAATAAAATTAAGATACAGCAAACCTGATCATCCTCGCGGATATATTATCCCAGGAGGCAACATAGTAATGTGGATCGTTTCAGGAACAGGTATTGTTTGTTGTCTAATAGCAATGATTATTGGCTTTGTGCCTCCATCACAAATTCCTGTAGGCAATGTTTTTTTCTTTGAGGCATTTTTGATAGGCGGCTTAATTCTTTTTGTGCTCATTCCTTGGCTCTTTGCAAAGAAGCATTAA
- the putA gene encoding bifunctional proline dehydrogenase/L-glutamate gamma-semialdehyde dehydrogenase PutA → MLEKQSINLPEGLRSAINQAYRGDELSLITDLCEKAELGQQQMANVRSSATKLVEAVRTGRKKSTGIDSFLTEYALSSDEGIALMCLAEALLRVPDNATIDNLIKDKLAGGDWKSHKGQSESFFVNATTWALMLTGKVLTPEKAENTLTKSLMKLVSRSSEAVVRTAVDKAMRIMSKQFVMGRTIHEAIARAKKKEATGYRYSYDMLGEAALTAKDADRYFDAYKAAIESIGQKADKNSDVYKRAGISIKLSALHPRYNESQYDRVMVELPPRLLALARLAKDYGIALTIDAEESERLDLSLDLIEKVFSDDSLEGWNGFGLAVQSYQKRAFYVLDWVAALARKKRRRMMVRLIKGAYWDSEIKKTQMQGLAEYPVFTRKVFTDVSFQACAKKILTMTDAIYPQFATHNAYSVAMILNIVGEYKDFEFQCLHGMGNELYEQIVPKECHGIPCRIYAPVGSHEDLLPYLVRRLLENGANSSFVNRIVDDNAPISDLVEDPVTKARSLFNSMNKNIPLPDALFLPARKNSKGFDFSNRYDRALLQQELEKINLNQWKSGPIVAGNSVFNSTHSVTSPQQPSMVVGSLQNATLDDVEKALAQAESAFAQWSQTAVEERAACLNRFADLLQANMAELMALACLEAGKTWNDGIAEVREAIDFCRYYATMAQQLMGNPTRFTGYTGELNELSLHPRGTILCISPWNFPLAIFTGQVAAGLVTGNCVIAKPAEQTPLIAAYAVKLMHQAGIPVGAIQLLPGAGEVIGAALVADKRIKAVLFTGSTDTANHINSTLASRGGEIIPLIAETGGQNAMIVDSSALLEQVVVDAVNSAFGSAGQRCSALRVLFVQEEVYPRTVELLKGAMAELVIGDPRWLTTDIGPVIDQEALSVLEAHVDNMKKRHEILYQCQVGEEVASGYFMPPTAIAIDSIASLEKEVFGPVLHVIQFKRKGLDKVIEQINQTGYGLTLGIHSRINETVEYIRTRVHAGNCYVNRNMIGAVVGLQPFGGEGLSGTGPKAGGPNYLVRLCHERTYTVDTTAAGGNASLMSLPEEI, encoded by the coding sequence ATGCTGGAAAAGCAGTCCATCAATTTACCAGAAGGTTTACGATCTGCTATTAACCAAGCTTATCGTGGAGATGAGCTTTCGTTGATTACTGACTTGTGTGAAAAAGCAGAACTTGGACAGCAGCAGATGGCTAATGTTAGAAGTAGTGCTACGAAGTTAGTTGAGGCTGTACGCACTGGGCGCAAAAAAAGCACTGGCATTGATTCGTTTTTAACTGAATACGCTTTATCAAGTGATGAAGGGATTGCCTTAATGTGTTTGGCTGAGGCTTTATTACGAGTTCCTGATAATGCCACTATAGATAACCTGATTAAAGATAAATTGGCCGGAGGGGATTGGAAATCTCATAAAGGACAAAGTGAATCTTTTTTTGTTAATGCTACCACTTGGGCATTGATGTTAACTGGTAAAGTACTAACTCCAGAGAAGGCGGAGAATACCTTGACCAAGTCTTTGATGAAGTTAGTGAGCAGGAGTAGTGAGGCTGTAGTGCGAACTGCTGTAGACAAAGCCATGCGTATCATGAGCAAACAGTTTGTTATGGGGCGTACCATCCACGAAGCTATCGCTCGGGCTAAAAAGAAAGAAGCCACAGGATATAGATATTCTTATGATATGTTAGGTGAGGCTGCTTTAACTGCAAAAGATGCAGATCGATATTTTGACGCTTATAAAGCAGCTATTGAATCTATTGGTCAAAAAGCAGATAAAAACTCTGATGTATATAAGCGTGCAGGAATTTCTATAAAATTATCCGCGTTACATCCACGTTACAATGAAAGCCAATACGACCGTGTCATGGTTGAATTACCTCCTAGACTATTAGCTTTAGCTCGTTTAGCTAAAGATTATGGTATTGCTTTAACTATCGATGCTGAAGAGTCCGAACGCCTTGATTTATCACTAGATCTTATTGAGAAAGTATTTAGCGATGACAGTTTAGAAGGGTGGAATGGTTTTGGTTTAGCCGTGCAGTCTTATCAAAAAAGAGCATTTTATGTTTTGGATTGGGTCGCTGCTTTAGCTAGGAAAAAACGACGAAGAATGATGGTTCGGTTGATTAAAGGAGCCTATTGGGATAGCGAAATCAAAAAAACACAAATGCAAGGTTTGGCAGAATATCCGGTATTTACACGCAAAGTGTTTACTGATGTTTCCTTTCAGGCTTGTGCAAAAAAAATCTTGACAATGACTGATGCGATATATCCGCAATTTGCAACCCATAATGCGTATTCAGTCGCAATGATTCTTAATATAGTTGGCGAGTATAAAGATTTTGAATTCCAATGTTTGCATGGCATGGGGAATGAGTTGTATGAACAAATTGTACCTAAAGAATGTCATGGCATTCCATGTCGAATTTATGCTCCTGTTGGTAGTCATGAAGATTTGTTACCTTATTTGGTAAGACGTTTGTTGGAAAACGGGGCAAATTCATCATTTGTTAATCGTATAGTCGATGACAATGCACCTATTAGTGATTTGGTTGAAGATCCGGTAACAAAAGCGCGATCTTTATTTAATAGTATGAATAAAAATATTCCCTTGCCTGATGCATTATTTTTACCCGCAAGAAAAAACTCTAAAGGATTTGATTTTAGTAATCGATATGACAGGGCGTTATTGCAACAAGAATTAGAAAAAATTAATTTAAATCAATGGAAATCAGGGCCCATAGTTGCAGGTAATTCTGTTTTTAATTCGACACATTCTGTCACATCACCACAGCAACCCAGCATGGTTGTGGGCTCATTACAAAATGCCACTTTAGATGATGTTGAAAAAGCGTTAGCGCAAGCAGAGTCAGCTTTCGCTCAATGGAGTCAAACTGCAGTAGAAGAGCGTGCTGCATGCCTTAACCGTTTTGCCGATTTGTTACAGGCTAATATGGCAGAGTTGATGGCTTTGGCTTGTCTAGAAGCAGGTAAAACTTGGAATGATGGTATTGCAGAAGTGCGAGAAGCCATCGACTTTTGCCGCTATTATGCCACCATGGCGCAACAATTGATGGGCAATCCTACTCGATTCACTGGGTATACAGGGGAATTAAACGAACTAAGTTTGCATCCTCGAGGTACTATATTATGTATTAGCCCATGGAATTTTCCTTTAGCTATTTTTACGGGACAAGTAGCTGCTGGCTTAGTTACTGGTAACTGCGTGATAGCAAAACCAGCAGAACAAACCCCACTTATAGCGGCTTATGCGGTGAAATTAATGCACCAAGCAGGTATCCCCGTTGGCGCGATTCAATTGCTTCCTGGCGCAGGTGAGGTCATCGGTGCAGCCCTAGTTGCTGATAAAAGAATCAAAGCGGTATTGTTTACTGGGTCTACTGATACAGCAAATCATATCAACAGTACTTTGGCTTCTCGTGGTGGAGAGATTATTCCCTTAATTGCCGAGACAGGTGGTCAAAATGCGATGATTGTGGATTCTTCCGCATTATTGGAGCAAGTAGTAGTCGATGCGGTTAACTCTGCTTTTGGTAGTGCAGGACAACGATGCTCGGCTCTTAGAGTGTTATTTGTACAAGAAGAGGTTTATCCAAGAACAGTAGAACTGCTCAAAGGTGCTATGGCTGAGCTGGTTATTGGTGACCCGCGTTGGTTGACCACCGATATTGGTCCGGTGATCGATCAAGAAGCATTATCTGTATTGGAAGCACATGTAGATAACATGAAAAAGCGCCATGAAATACTTTATCAGTGTCAGGTTGGTGAAGAAGTTGCTTCAGGTTATTTCATGCCACCAACAGCAATAGCTATAGACAGTATTGCTTCTTTGGAGAAAGAAGTATTTGGTCCGGTACTCCACGTAATTCAATTTAAAAGAAAAGGTCTTGATAAGGTTATAGAACAAATTAATCAGACTGGGTATGGATTAACTTTAGGAATTCATAGCCGGATTAACGAGACCGTAGAGTATATTAGAACACGGGTCCATGCTGGAAATTGCTATGTTAATCGCAATATGATTGGCGCGGTAGTTGGTTTACAGCCTTTTGGTGGAGAAGGGCTATCTGGCACAGGACCTAAAGCCGGCGGCCCTAATTATTTGGTTCGCTTATGCCATGAGCGTACTTATACCGTAGATACGACCGCAGCGGGTGGTAATGCCAGTTTAATGTCTTTGCCTGAAGAAATTTAG
- a CDS encoding murein L,D-transpeptidase catalytic domain family protein, translating to MNTLFTLISTVILTSNITSSTPSFAKSTGPDINTQVQHLSRKAPQLNKNVLKLALTAYKNASKRDDVKKPVLTVIDYSLPSNKQRMWVFDLRNERLLFNTYVAHGRNSGVNKASHFSNIESSKQSSLGTYVTKDTYIGHKGYSLNLKGLDKGFNTNAYNRRVVIHGAWYVEPNFIKRAGRAGLSWGCPAIAQTLAKPIINTIKNGSVIFAYFPDKKLLSHSGYLVA from the coding sequence ATGAATACCCTATTTACTCTAATCTCAACCGTCATATTGACTAGTAACATTACATCAAGTACTCCTAGTTTTGCTAAATCGACCGGGCCAGATATCAACACTCAAGTACAACATTTGAGTCGCAAAGCCCCTCAGTTAAATAAAAATGTACTGAAATTAGCGTTGACCGCTTATAAGAATGCAAGCAAAAGAGACGATGTTAAAAAACCAGTTTTAACTGTAATTGATTATTCTTTACCCTCTAACAAACAACGTATGTGGGTATTTGATCTTCGTAATGAGCGCTTATTATTTAATACTTATGTTGCTCATGGTAGAAACTCTGGAGTTAATAAGGCAAGTCATTTTTCTAATATAGAGTCCAGTAAGCAATCTAGTTTAGGAACTTATGTTACTAAAGATACCTATATAGGCCATAAAGGTTATTCTTTAAATCTAAAAGGTTTGGATAAAGGATTTAATACTAATGCTTACAACAGACGGGTTGTGATACATGGTGCTTGGTATGTAGAGCCTAATTTTATCAAAAGAGCTGGCCGTGCTGGCTTGTCTTGGGGCTGTCCTGCTATAGCTCAAACTCTGGCTAAGCCTATTATTAATACCATTAAAAATGGTTCTGTAATTTTTGCTTATTTCCCAGATAAAAAGCTTTTATCTCATTCAGGCTATCTAGTAGCATAA
- a CDS encoding universal stress protein has protein sequence MKQFDKILFVSNGISDEIEALQHALRLASNNKTTLDILITCPPFNHGLEGYQSSYETFLTEKMHQSIETAKTILKQKHEVVVQIDVEWGSTPDIRIIQQVLRHSYDLVIKAAENTEETKGFKALDMSLLRKCPCALYLHRPFVSTKPIHIAVAIDPKDNEDGRHDLALRLLQLSHELALHYHGDLSIISCWDFPLEKFLRQSVFVDIPKNELDDLVMQESNAHYALLHGLIHEANIKAEPQIYHQKGEATELIPFIINEQKIDILVMGTVARTGISGFIIGNTAENILQKINCSLVALKPQGYVSPVKAY, from the coding sequence ATGAAACAATTTGATAAAATTCTATTTGTAAGCAATGGAATAAGCGATGAAATTGAGGCACTACAACACGCTCTAAGATTGGCTTCGAATAATAAAACCACGTTAGATATACTGATAACATGCCCTCCTTTTAACCATGGACTTGAAGGATATCAAAGTTCTTATGAAACTTTTCTTACAGAAAAAATGCATCAATCAATTGAGACAGCTAAGACAATTTTAAAACAAAAACATGAGGTCGTAGTTCAAATAGATGTTGAATGGGGAAGTACACCAGATATTCGCATTATTCAACAAGTACTTCGTCATTCCTATGATCTGGTCATCAAAGCAGCAGAGAATACTGAAGAAACAAAGGGCTTTAAAGCATTAGATATGTCTCTATTGCGTAAATGCCCTTGCGCTTTATATCTCCATCGCCCATTTGTTTCCACTAAACCTATTCATATAGCAGTAGCCATAGATCCTAAAGATAATGAAGACGGTAGGCATGATCTTGCTCTTAGACTTTTGCAATTATCACATGAGCTCGCTTTACATTATCATGGGGATTTAAGCATTATTTCTTGTTGGGATTTCCCTCTAGAAAAGTTCCTGCGTCAAAGTGTCTTTGTTGATATTCCTAAAAATGAATTAGATGATTTGGTGATGCAGGAAAGTAATGCTCATTATGCATTACTCCATGGATTAATTCATGAAGCAAATATAAAAGCAGAACCTCAAATATATCATCAAAAAGGAGAAGCTACTGAGCTGATTCCTTTCATTATTAATGAACAAAAAATAGATATTCTTGTGATGGGAACCGTTGCGCGTACAGGAATATCAGGCTTTATCATTGGAAATACAGCTGAGAATATTCTACAAAAAATTAATTGTTCTCTTGTAGCATTGAAACCACAAGGCTATGTATCACCAGTTAAAGCTTACTAG
- a CDS encoding NAD(P)-dependent oxidoreductase has translation MRIAIIEPIGISSEEIKAELSNNTIIECDSRGWSDEQLIKQVKNVDIIALTNRPLSAAVINAATELKFIAVAFAGIDHVDREAVNQRHILVKNAAGYANTAVAELVFGFMISLARDIPGNNQNIRHRAVTNTGLELKNKTLGIVGFGAIGAEVKRLASAFQMNTLIYDRSGQVTLDDVFSQSDFVTLHVPLADQTRGMVNLKRLSQMKKSAYLINCARGPIVVTEDLQCALEQGLIAGAALDVFDVEPPLPTDYSLWDAPNLIATPHIGFNTQEALRTKGLLAVKNIKEFLKMNA, from the coding sequence ATGAGAATAGCTATTATTGAACCAATAGGTATTAGCAGTGAAGAAATTAAGGCTGAATTATCAAATAATACCATTATTGAGTGTGATAGTCGTGGTTGGTCTGATGAGCAATTAATTAAACAGGTAAAAAATGTTGATATTATTGCTCTTACTAATAGGCCCTTATCTGCTGCAGTGATTAATGCTGCAACCGAATTGAAGTTCATTGCTGTTGCCTTTGCTGGAATTGATCATGTTGATAGAGAGGCTGTAAATCAGCGACACATTTTAGTGAAAAATGCCGCTGGCTATGCCAATACAGCAGTAGCAGAGCTAGTATTTGGGTTTATGATTTCTTTGGCACGTGATATTCCTGGTAATAATCAGAACATTAGACACCGAGCCGTGACTAATACGGGCCTTGAATTGAAGAATAAAACATTAGGTATTGTCGGCTTTGGCGCAATAGGAGCTGAGGTTAAACGACTTGCTAGTGCATTCCAAATGAATACTCTAATTTATGATCGTAGTGGTCAAGTGACATTGGATGATGTGTTTTCTCAATCAGATTTTGTAACGTTACATGTTCCTCTTGCTGATCAAACCAGAGGAATGGTTAATTTAAAACGTTTATCTCAAATGAAAAAATCTGCTTATCTAATTAATTGTGCCAGAGGACCTATAGTAGTTACTGAGGATTTACAATGTGCATTGGAACAAGGCCTGATTGCGGGTGCAGCCTTAGATGTGTTTGATGTAGAACCACCATTGCCAACTGATTATAGTCTTTGGGATGCCCCTAATCTTATTGCAACACCTCATATTGGGTTTAATACTCAGGAGGCACTTAGAACTAAAGGGCTATTAGCAGTTAAAAATATCAAAGAATTTCTTAAGATGAATGCCTAG
- a CDS encoding ProQ/FINO family protein, whose product MNQQINAVKKDKLQIIDWLIEHFPGAFFKKSNQIKPLKIGIFDDIIDFYERLDSPPFSKKSLREALSYYSASPAYLSCQKPDVARVDIYGNEVDVVTPEQAKYAHQRFQDRYAKKKNPV is encoded by the coding sequence ATGAACCAACAAATTAATGCCGTTAAGAAAGATAAGCTTCAGATTATAGATTGGCTTATTGAACATTTCCCTGGTGCATTTTTTAAAAAAAGTAATCAAATAAAGCCACTTAAAATTGGAATATTTGATGATATCATCGATTTTTATGAACGCTTAGACTCACCTCCGTTTAGTAAAAAATCTCTTAGAGAAGCGTTAAGCTACTACAGTGCCTCCCCTGCTTATCTGAGCTGCCAAAAACCAGATGTTGCACGCGTAGACATCTATGGCAATGAGGTAGATGTGGTTACTCCTGAACAAGCAAAGTATGCCCATCAACGTTTCCAAGATCGTTATGCTAAAAAGAAAAATCCAGTGTAA